In Streptomyces sp. V4I8, a genomic segment contains:
- a CDS encoding GGDEF domain-containing protein, with amino-acid sequence MSLIEPFAAAAPLVAGWTTHGLLFRRRLAAARRCPLTQLLTRDGWEKAALRRTLRGNAAVAVIDLDGFKTVNDTFGHPAGDAVLKATGHRLHLWAGASDGTAGRLGGDEFALVMHADDFHAGIEQLHELLTAPADWQGQQLEVGASIGAVPTDGLTLSEALSQADEAMYRAKGSGGRRGPRRHQVAVEASPEVAR; translated from the coding sequence ATGTCTTTGATCGAACCCTTCGCGGCCGCAGCCCCGTTAGTGGCGGGCTGGACGACCCACGGCCTGCTCTTCCGCCGCCGTCTGGCCGCCGCCCGGCGCTGCCCGCTGACCCAACTTCTCACCCGGGACGGGTGGGAGAAGGCTGCCCTGCGCCGCACCCTGCGGGGTAACGCCGCCGTTGCCGTCATCGACCTGGACGGCTTCAAGACCGTCAACGACACGTTCGGCCACCCGGCCGGTGACGCCGTGCTGAAGGCCACCGGGCACCGACTCCACCTGTGGGCGGGCGCCTCCGACGGCACCGCCGGCCGTCTCGGAGGCGACGAATTCGCCCTGGTGATGCACGCCGACGACTTCCATGCCGGTATCGAGCAGCTGCACGAGTTGCTGACCGCCCCTGCGGACTGGCAGGGCCAGCAGCTGGAAGTCGGCGCCTCCATCGGCGCCGTGCCCACGGACGGACTCACCCTGTCCGAGGCCCTGTCACAGGCCGACGAGGCCATGTACCGGGCCAAGGGCAGCGGCGGCCGCCGTGGGCCCCGCCGCCACCAGGTCGCTGTCGAGGCCAGCCCGGAGGTGGCCCGGTGA
- a CDS encoding restriction endonuclease gives MTRRRPPARRRPRRRSRKQAERELIVFLVAAAAAIGLFVMVVSWLLAHWWVLVAAVVLASLGAVGWVYQRQQQARWEAVRAQGLRYGLPQLDALHHSRFEDAVRDLMRRDGCRDAVRVGGGGDLGADVKATDPYGRRWVIQCKHRRHGARGSAVGTPDLQVLNGTARQVHGVDVAVIVTNGRVTAPAVGFAKQQRLHVVDRETLGVWAAGSRPLWELLRAVPPPRRSTPLG, from the coding sequence ATGACGCGCCGGCGGCCGCCCGCGCGGCGACGACCGCGTCGGCGCAGCCGGAAGCAGGCGGAGAGGGAACTGATCGTGTTCCTGGTGGCGGCGGCCGCTGCCATCGGGCTGTTCGTGATGGTGGTCAGCTGGCTGCTGGCCCACTGGTGGGTGCTTGTCGCCGCGGTGGTGCTCGCCAGCCTTGGAGCGGTTGGCTGGGTGTATCAGCGGCAGCAGCAGGCGCGTTGGGAGGCGGTGCGGGCGCAGGGCCTGCGCTACGGGCTGCCTCAGCTGGACGCGCTGCATCACTCTCGGTTCGAGGATGCGGTGCGGGATCTGATGCGCCGGGACGGCTGCCGGGATGCGGTGCGGGTCGGCGGTGGCGGGGACCTCGGCGCGGATGTGAAGGCGACTGATCCCTACGGCCGTCGCTGGGTGATCCAGTGCAAGCACCGTCGCCATGGGGCCCGGGGCTCGGCGGTGGGTACGCCGGATCTGCAGGTGCTCAACGGCACGGCCCGGCAGGTGCACGGGGTGGATGTCGCGGTGATCGTGACGAACGGACGGGTGACGGCGCCGGCGGTCGGCTTCGCCAAGCAGCAGCGGCTGCATGTGGTGGACCGCGAGACGCTCGGCGTGTGGGCGGCGGGCTCGCGTCCGTTGTGGGAGCTTTTGCGGGCGGTGCCGCCCCCGCGCCGGTCAACGCCGCTGGGGTAA
- a CDS encoding plasmid partition protein — translation MLIANISPRSMGKTTDTGMMAHALHEADYVVRAWDADESQHLSQWSDAAGGFPFPVDRNATATFATDVTPLKDGIDIVDVGHTENHPHIADSVLKIADLAIVHMEPSMADWQRVTEPRTSTPVAEIVARSAYTRADRKAPPVWVLLNRVRTGVRSAQEIRGMLRDAGWNVFTVMIPNLDELKQATAFSVERASRGPFGELVTEMEAKGLIKRA, via the coding sequence GTGCTCATCGCCAACATCAGCCCACGCAGCATGGGCAAGACCACGGACACGGGCATGATGGCCCATGCCCTTCACGAGGCCGACTACGTGGTCAGGGCTTGGGACGCCGACGAATCCCAGCACCTCAGCCAGTGGTCGGACGCCGCCGGCGGCTTCCCCTTCCCCGTCGACAGGAACGCCACCGCCACCTTCGCAACCGACGTGACCCCGCTCAAAGACGGCATCGACATCGTGGACGTCGGCCACACCGAGAACCACCCCCACATCGCAGACAGCGTGCTGAAGATCGCCGACCTGGCCATCGTGCACATGGAACCGTCCATGGCCGACTGGCAGCGGGTCACCGAGCCCCGCACCTCCACGCCCGTCGCTGAGATCGTCGCCCGCAGCGCGTACACGCGCGCCGACCGCAAGGCGCCGCCTGTGTGGGTTCTTCTCAACCGAGTGCGGACCGGCGTCCGCTCAGCACAGGAGATCCGCGGCATGCTGCGTGACGCCGGATGGAACGTGTTCACCGTGATGATCCCGAACCTCGATGAACTCAAGCAGGCAACGGCATTCAGCGTGGAGCGCGCCTCACGGGGCCCCTTCGGCGAGCTGGTCACGGAGATGGAGGCAAAGGGGCTGATCAAGCGTGCCTAA
- a CDS encoding DUF4326 domain-containing protein: MTSRQGLQMKGGVQLPMFAVEVEPEPATTVVDMHGHRDDPEFTDVVYVGRRMTQGGWNLQAHPLANPYRVGEQGTAAEAVERYGAWLDENPELVARELSKLRGKRLGCWCAEGQPCHARVLAARADQEVQA; encoded by the coding sequence GTGACCAGCCGCCAAGGCCTCCAGATGAAGGGGGGCGTGCAGCTGCCCATGTTCGCCGTCGAGGTCGAGCCGGAGCCCGCCACCACCGTGGTGGACATGCACGGCCACCGTGACGACCCGGAGTTCACGGACGTGGTGTACGTGGGCCGCCGAATGACCCAAGGCGGATGGAACCTGCAGGCCCACCCACTAGCCAACCCGTACCGAGTCGGTGAGCAGGGCACGGCCGCCGAGGCGGTCGAGCGGTACGGCGCCTGGCTGGACGAGAACCCGGAGCTGGTGGCCCGCGAGCTGTCGAAGCTGCGCGGGAAGCGGCTCGGTTGCTGGTGTGCCGAGGGCCAGCCGTGCCACGCCCGGGTCCTGGCTGCCCGCGCTGACCAGGAGGTGCAGGCGTGA